In a genomic window of Punica granatum isolate Tunisia-2019 chromosome 6, ASM765513v2, whole genome shotgun sequence:
- the LOC116211363 gene encoding 8-hydroxygeraniol dehydrogenase-like: MAKSPEQEHPIKAFGYAARETSGHLAPFNFSRRVTGEKDVTFKVLYCGICHSDLHSIRNEWGDALYPQVPGHETVGVVTEVGSKVTKFKVGDKVGVGTLVGSCGSCDSCKSDFENYCLKFIPTYNSIYHDGTMNYGGYSDIMVADEHFVVGIPDNLPLDAVAPLLCAGNTIYSPMKYYGLDKPGLHIAVVGLGGLGHIAVKFAKAMGLKVTVIDVDMAKKQEAVERLGADDFFLSQDQEQMQARIATLDGIIDAVPVVHPLQPLLLLLKAHGKLVLVGIPDKPLELPAFPLLKGRKLVGGSLMGGLKELQEMLNFASKHNITADIELVKMDYVNTALKRLEKADVRYRFVIDIGNSLKPTA; encoded by the exons ATGGCAAAATCGCCTGAGCAAGAGCATCCCATCAAGGCCTTTGGCTATGCTGCCCGGGAAACCTCAGGCCATCTTGCTCCTTTCAATTTCTCTCGGAG GGTAACGGGAGAAAAGGATGTTACCTTCAAGGTATTATACTGTGGGATATGCCACTCCGACCTCCATAGCATTAGAAATGAATGGGGAGATGCCCTGTATCCTCAGGTGCCCGG GCATGAGACTGTGGGGGTGGTGACAGAAGTTGGCTCCAAGGTGACAAAGTTTAAGGTTGGTGACAAGGTTGGTGTTGGCACCTTAGTGGGGTCATGCGGCTCCTGCGATAGCTGTAAGAGTGATTTCGAAAACTACTGCCTTAAATTCATCCCCACCTACAATAGCATATACCATGATGGCACCATGAACTATGGTGGCTACTCCGACATCATGGTAGCGGATGAACACTTCGTAGTTGGGATTCCTGACAATCTGCCGCTCGATGCGGTAGCTCCACTCCTATGTGCTGGGAACACTATCTACAGTCCAATGAAGTACTACGGACTTGATAAGCCCGGGCTTCATATTGCTGTGGTTGGGCTCGGCGGGTTGGGCCACATAGCTGTCAAGTTCGCCAAGGCCATGGGCCTCAAGGTGACCGTCATCGATGTCGACATGGCTAAAAAGCAGGAGGCCGTTGAGCGCCTTGGGGCCGACGATTTCTTCCTCAGTCAAGACCAGGAACAAATGCAG GCTAGAATAGCAACATTGGACGGTATCATTGATGCAGTCCCGGTAGTTCATCCTCTCCAACCTTTGCTTCTTCTGCTGAAGGCTCACGGCAAGCTAGTTTTGGTCGGTATACCAGACAAGCCGCTTGAGTTACCAGCCTTCCCGTTGCTCAAAG GTCGCAAGCTTGTCGGGGGCAGTTTAATGGGCGGGTTGAAGGAGTTGCAGGAGATGCTAAATTTCGCCTCCAAGCACAACATCACTGCGGACATCGAACTCGTTAAGATGGACTATGTAAATACTGCTCTGAAGAGACTTGAAAAAGCGGATGTCAGATACCGATTCGTCATTGACATTGGGAATTCATTGAAGCCTACTGCCTAG